The Catenulispora sp. MAP5-51 DNA window GCTCGGCCGGTTCCGCGTCCGGCTCATGCGCCTGGCGGAGAGGACGCGGGCGATCCCGTTCGTCGGGAAGCTCACCGTCCAGCTGGTCCACGTCAACGTCCTCGACACCGCCACCCGCCTGGCCGCCCAGACCTTCCTGACCGGCATCCCGGTCCTGTTCGTGCTGGCCGCCTTCGCACCGGCCGCGGTGCGCGACAACCTCGTGGACTCGCTGCGCTCCATCCTCGGCCTGGGCTCCCGGCCGCTCGCCGAGATCAGGGGGACGCTCCAGGCCGGCCATGACACCGAGGTGGAGACCTTCGGCGGGATCGGGGTCGTGGTGACCCTGCTGTCGGCGACCGCGTGCTCCCGGGTGCTCCAGCGGCTGTGCGAGCGGTCCTGGCACCTGCCGCCCGCGGCGGCGCGGCTGGCCGCGTGGCGGTGGGTGGCCTGGCTGGTGGT harbors:
- a CDS encoding YhjD/YihY/BrkB family envelope integrity protein, translating into MRLAERTRAIPFVGKLTVQLVHVNVLDTATRLAAQTFLTGIPVLFVLAAFAPAAVRDNLVDSLRSILGLGSRPLAEIRGTLQAGHDTEVETFGGIGVVVTLLSATACSRVLQRLCERSWHLPPAAARLAAWRWVAWLVVWLAVLVFQGKVREGFGVGQGLGLPMALATACLMWWWTQYLLLAGRMPWLPLLPGAVLTGVAMTALAGAAKIYVPNSLDRSISQFGPLGLVFTLFSWLIVLFTAATVCVATGYVIAHEPAVARLLKTPPAPDSTD